From a single Pseudophryne corroboree isolate aPseCor3 chromosome 6, aPseCor3.hap2, whole genome shotgun sequence genomic region:
- the LOC134932010 gene encoding endogenous retrovirus group FC1 Env polyprotein-like: MKKMPPIFTLGTTLIALLAHIHLTTCEVDITHTDGVPTLWYNSSNTHVATYVLDYFMFPKLADNKHFIQQKRKSGMSETVYICVTDSWWGYNCDSWGSVGWNTGLDWGYRPSDALNRWSQPDGVPLLKRLSIFKMDEGPNAYRFRLNIQHPSRADNGTYVVGIWWKTGYFSARQIFYLWDMFKHPAYQSRVSPQGKPLRPHIATFKDMVAINNPTFEDVLAIETGFSDINFWLEWMKYNAAKHNMSNCYVCGKSRPHLGTVPLNIPLDQEGCFFSLYNDTKNNDSQCEMWKKEYPILLKNPNPGSTITIYPGNYTCYVSNTTKGRDLKPFPPGYCAERRTTVLVNQTRSLGDIYYICGDMKLRIKLDTPWHGECALAKVIMPLLMITEDHPTPSSNSPILRKKRTLPGGSFDPHVYIDAIGVPRGVPNKFKARDEVAAGFESLFPIVTVNKNVAWINYIYYNQQRFVNDTKEALLGISEQLEATSHMTFQNRMALDMMLAEKGGTCVYINKAEGCCTYIPDNTGPNGKVTLAIQKLESLSKELKRNSGVDNPWSQYFGWVENWKQALIQIGIFILITLILVTTIVYCIIPCCKKLTSKGIDNAIMYNGALSHTTETEVPGPESYAQYLVHWRAERRKLCKNHIV, translated from the coding sequence atgaagaaaatgccccctatctttaccctgggaactaccttgatagccctactggcccacatCCACCTCACAACATGTGAAGTTGACATTACACACACCGACGGGGttcccaccttgtggtataattcctccaatacacacgtagccacctatgtcctagactattttatgttccccaagcttgctgacaacaaacatttcatacagcaaaaAAGGAAATCAGGGATGTCCGaaacagtttatatttgtgttactgattcctGGTGGGGATATAACTGTGATTCCTGGGGATCCGTGGGGTGGAACACGGGACTTGattgggggtacagaccatcagacgccTTAAACAGATGGAGTCAACCTGATGGAGTACCCCTACTCAAGAGactgtctatctttaagatggatgaaggcccgaatgcatacaggtttagactaaacatccaACACCctagcagagcagataatggtacctatgtagttgggaTATGGTGGAAAACAGGGTACTTTAGCGCAAGACAGatcttttatttatgggatatgtttaAACATCCAGCATACCAGTCCAGAGTTTCTCCCCAAGGTAAACCTTTAAGGCCTCATATTGCTACCTTTAAGGATATGGTAGCCATTAATAACCCCACTTTTGAAGACGTCCTAGCCATTGAAaccggtttctctgacattaatttctggctagaatggatgaagtataatgCTGCAAAACATAATATGAGTAATTGTTACgtatgtggcaaatctaggccccacttaggtacagtacctttaaacATTCCTTTAGATCAAGAAGGATGCTTCTTTAGCCTATACAATGATACTAAAAATAATGATAGTCAGTGTGAAATGTGGAAGaaggaatatcctatattattaaaaAATCCTAATCCCGGAAGTACCATAACCATATACCCCGGGAATTATACCTGTTATGTATCCAACACCACCAAAGGAAGGGATTTAAAAcctttcccaccagggtattgcgcAGAAAGAAGGACAACTGTCCTAGTTaatcaaactagatcattaggcgacatctaCTATATATGCGGGGATATGAAACTTAGGATCAAATTGGATACGCCCTggcatggtgagtgtgccctggccaaagtcataatgccacttctAATGATCACCGAAGAccaccccactccttcctctaattcCCCTATCCTTCGGAAGAAAAGGAcactcccaggaggtagttttgacccccatgtatacattgatgctataggggtcccaagaggggttccaaataagttcaaagctagagacgaggtagctgcaggatttgaatcttTATTCCCTATAGTGACTGTAAACAAAAATGTAGCGTGGATtaactatatatattataaccaacaaagatttgttaatgataccaaagaggcCCTTCTGGGAATATCTGAGCAACTAGAAGCTACTTCCCATATGACCTTCCAAAATAGGATGGCTCTGGATATGATGCTAGCAGAAAAAGGTGGTACATGCGTTTACATCAACAAAGCCGAAGGATGTTGTACCTATATCCCTGATAACACAGGTCCTAACGGTAAAGTAACATTAGCCATACAGAAACTAGAGTCATTATCAAAAGAACTCAAAAGGAACTCAGGTGTTGATaatccatggagccaatactttggatgGGTTGAAAACTGGAAACAAGCCCTTATACAAATAGGTATATTTATACTTATTACCCTTATTCTTGTTACCACTATTGTTTACTGTATTATCCCGTGCTGTAAGAAGCTCACCTCCAAGGGTATCGATAATGCCATAATGTACAATGGTGCCCTGTCCCATACTACTGAAACTGAGGTACCTGGCCCTGAGTCATATGCCCAGTATCTAGTCCACTggcgtgcagaaagacgtaagctttgcaagaatcatatagtataa